The Natrinema salaciae genome includes a window with the following:
- a CDS encoding PQQ-dependent sugar dehydrogenase: MSEQPDERSIPVPPSSDSYPSRRRVLQAAAAAGGVAALGGVGLAQETETIELGGETSGWQGVAPDDIEGETNPTLELEEGTTYEVTWENLDGLPHNFVIESEDGEELERTELLSVEGETQTLEFEATSEMATYYCVPHSATMRGDISVGGGGGATQAGSDGERQSFFDEGPEIGLQTVAEGMTAPTDMAVAGEEQDRYYVADQTGELWVVTDEGLQDEPFLDVSDRMVELGTFQGEYADPESEYDERGLLGVEFHPEFAENGRFFVHYSAPPNGETPNGWSHVEVVSEFQAEDTSRADPESERVLMEFQKPQYNHDAGPMAFGPDGYLYVPMGDGGGANDDMLGHVDDWYDGNAGGNGQDVSENLLGGIHRIDVDSEGEDRPYGIPDDNPLVGEEDGLDEYYAWGMRNPFGITFDSDGRLFSSDAGQNLFEEVNLVEAGGNYGWNVKEGTHCFSTDSPSEPPEDCPDAAPDEPPYDGQELQDPIVEYPHVYGEQTVGITVIGGHVYEAGDVGDLEGKYVFGDWTADPARQSPDGTLIAASEPDDGGDRVAGDADGNVTDAMNATDGNATDENATDGNATDEMNATDGNATDGNATAADAGSGGQADGEVVPRDELWDMEELQVAGTEDGSFPYFVRQFGQDADGNVYVLANQVGVPEGDTGAVMQIVPPGEGDSLSPPEEGDVGGGDGEGNETDGGANETANQTEIEDEGFGNESENESGNASNAAADG, encoded by the coding sequence CGACGATATCGAGGGGGAAACGAACCCGACGCTGGAGCTCGAGGAGGGGACCACCTACGAGGTCACGTGGGAGAACCTCGACGGGCTCCCGCACAACTTCGTCATCGAGAGCGAGGACGGCGAGGAGCTGGAACGGACCGAGCTCCTGAGCGTGGAGGGGGAGACGCAGACCCTCGAGTTCGAGGCGACGAGCGAGATGGCGACGTACTACTGCGTGCCCCACTCCGCGACGATGCGCGGGGACATCTCGGTCGGCGGCGGTGGCGGTGCGACCCAGGCGGGGTCGGACGGCGAGCGACAGTCCTTCTTCGACGAGGGTCCGGAGATCGGCTTACAGACGGTCGCGGAGGGGATGACCGCCCCGACGGACATGGCGGTCGCCGGCGAGGAGCAGGACCGGTACTACGTCGCGGACCAGACGGGTGAACTCTGGGTCGTCACCGACGAGGGGCTCCAGGACGAGCCGTTCCTGGACGTCAGCGATCGAATGGTCGAACTCGGGACGTTCCAGGGCGAATACGCCGACCCGGAATCGGAGTACGACGAACGGGGGCTGCTCGGCGTCGAGTTCCACCCCGAGTTCGCGGAGAACGGGCGCTTTTTCGTCCACTACAGCGCGCCGCCGAACGGCGAGACGCCGAACGGCTGGAGTCACGTCGAGGTCGTCTCGGAGTTCCAGGCTGAAGACACGAGCCGGGCCGATCCCGAGTCGGAGCGGGTCCTCATGGAGTTCCAGAAACCGCAGTACAACCACGACGCCGGTCCGATGGCGTTCGGACCGGACGGCTACCTCTACGTCCCGATGGGCGACGGCGGCGGTGCCAACGACGATATGCTCGGTCACGTCGACGACTGGTACGACGGCAACGCGGGTGGCAACGGCCAGGACGTCAGCGAGAACCTGCTCGGCGGGATCCACCGGATCGACGTCGATTCGGAGGGCGAGGACCGGCCGTACGGAATCCCCGACGACAACCCGCTGGTCGGCGAGGAGGACGGCCTCGACGAGTACTACGCGTGGGGGATGCGCAATCCGTTCGGCATCACGTTCGACAGCGACGGGCGACTGTTCAGTTCCGACGCCGGACAGAATCTCTTCGAGGAGGTGAACCTCGTGGAGGCCGGCGGCAACTACGGCTGGAACGTCAAGGAGGGAACGCACTGCTTCAGCACGGACAGCCCGAGCGAGCCCCCGGAGGACTGCCCCGACGCGGCTCCCGACGAACCGCCGTACGACGGGCAGGAGCTGCAGGATCCGATCGTCGAGTATCCCCACGTCTACGGGGAACAGACGGTCGGGATCACCGTCATCGGCGGTCACGTGTACGAAGCCGGCGACGTCGGGGACCTCGAGGGCAAATACGTATTCGGCGACTGGACGGCCGATCCCGCTCGCCAGAGTCCCGACGGAACGCTTATCGCCGCGTCGGAGCCCGACGACGGCGGCGACAGGGTGGCCGGTGACGCCGACGGGAACGTAACCGACGCGATGAACGCGACCGACGGGAACGCAACCGACGAGAACGCGACCGACGGGAACGCAACCGACGAAATGAACGCGACCGACGGGAACGCAACCGACGGGAACGCGACCGCGGCCGACGCCGGTTCCGGCGGCCAGGCGGACGGGGAGGTCGTCCCGCGAGACGAACTCTGGGACATGGAGGAGCTCCAGGTGGCGGGAACCGAGGACGGCTCCTTCCCCTACTTCGTCCGCCAGTTCGGGCAGGACGCCGACGGCAACGTCTACGTCCTCGCGAACCAGGTGGGCGTTCCCGAGGGCGACACGGGCGCAGTCATGCAGATCGTCCCGCCGGGCGAGGGCGATTCCCTCTCACCGCCCGAGGAGGGCGACGTCGGCGGGGGCGACGGTGAGGGCAACGAGACCGACGGCGGCGCGAACGAGACGGCGAACCAGACCGAAATCGAAGACGAAGGATTCGGAAACGAGTCCGAAAACGAGTCCGGAAACGCGTCGAACGCGGCGGCCGACGGGTAA